One Kazachstania africana CBS 2517 chromosome 5, complete genome DNA window includes the following coding sequences:
- the NPL3 gene encoding mRNA-binding protein NPL3 (similar to Saccharomyces cerevisiae NPL3 (YDR432W); ancestral locus Anc_5.542) — protein MSEPVEQQPPVEAPEEVPHHEEELQQEQHVEESVAAPSEPHPEDIPESMDQQMDEPPAHPEPQPYYHQPPPHEGHGYYNQPEGELSTTRLFVRPFPLDVQESELNEIFSPFGPMKEVKILNGFAFVEFEESDSAARAIEEVNGKSFANQPLEVVYSKLPAKRYRLTLRNLPEGCSWQELKDLAREHNLETTFSSVNSRDFDGTGALEFPTEEILTEALDKLNNVEVRGSVITVERDDNPPPIRRSHRGGFRGRGGFRGGFRGGYSGSRGGFGGPRGGYGGPRGGFRGGYGAPRGGFGGPRGGYGGPRGGFRGGYGAPRGSYGGPRGGFRGGYNGPRDSYGPPRGDYGAPRESYGAPRGDYGAPRDSYRSREGAPRERSPTR, from the coding sequence ATGTCTGAACCAGTTGAACAACAACCTCCTGTTGAGGCCCCGGAAGAGGTCCCTCAccatgaagaagaattacaaCAAGAACAACACGTTGAAGAATCTGTCGCCGCTCCTTCTGAACCACATCCAGAAGATATACCTGAATCTATGGACCAGCAAATGGATGAACCACCTGCCCACCCAGAACCTCAACCATACTACCATCAACCTCCACCACACGAAGGTCACGGTTACTACAACCAACCAGAAGGTGAATTATCTACTACAAGATTATTTGTTAGACCTTTCCCATTGGATGTTCAAGAATCTGAATTAAACGAGATTTTCAGCCCATTCGGCCCAATGAAAGAGGTTAAGATTTTAAATGGCTTTGCCtttgttgaatttgaagaatctgaTTCTGCTGCCAGAGCCATTGAAGAAGTTAACGGTAAATCTTTTGCTAATCAACCTCTTGAAGTTGTCTATTCTAAATTACCTGCCAAGAGATACAGATTGACTCTAAGAAACTTACCAGAAGGTTGTTCATGgcaagaattgaaagatttggCTCGTGAACACAATTTGGAGACTACTTTCTCTAGTGTCAATTCCAGAGATTTCGATGGTACTGGTGCTTTAGAATTCCCaactgaagaaattttgactGAAGCTTTagataaattaaataacGTTGAGGTTAGAGGTTCCGTTATTACTGTAGAAAGAGATGACAACCCACCACCAATCAGAAGGTCTCACAGAGGTGGCTTCAGAGGTCGTGGTGGCTTCAGAGGCGGTTTCCGTGGTGGTTACAGTGGCTCCAGAGGTGGCTTTGGCGGTCCAAGAGGAGGCTACGGTGGCCCAAGAGGTGGCTTCCGTGGCGGTTACGGTGCTCCTCGTGGTGGCTTTGGCGGTCCAAGAGGTGGTTACGGTGGTCCAAGAGGTGGTTTCCGTGGTGGCTACGGTGCTCCTCGTGGTAGCTATGGTGGCCCAAGAGGCGGCTTCCGTGGCGGTTACAATGGTCCAAGAGATTCTTATGGCCCTCCAAGAGGTGACTACGGTGCTCCAAGAGAATCTTACGGTGCTCCAAGAGGTGATTATGGTGCCCCAAGAGATTCATACAGATCCAGAGAAGGTGCTCCACGTGAAAGATCTCCAACCCGttga
- the CYM1 gene encoding pitrilysin family metalloprotease (similar to Saccharomyces cerevisiae CYM1 (YDR430C); ancestral locus Anc_5.541), which produces MLRCRRMASTYSRSASLQKYLVGQVIHGYEVCRVQPVPDLKLLAVDLRHAGTGSQHLHIDRNDSNNVFCIGFKTNAPDSTGVPHILEHTTLCGSQRYPVHDPFFKMLNRSVANFMNAMTGPDYTFFPFATTNSKDFNNLIEIYLDSTLNPLLTEEDFYQEGWRLEHNNVDDPSSALLFKGVVYNEMKGQVSNNDYFFYNKFQENICPSLQNSGGDPKFITDLAHQDLVDFHARNYHPSNAVTFSYGNLPLNGTLSKLDEFFTGFGKRSSSQGLSSPISLHNDIEVIESGQSDPMLPPEKQVKTSMTWICGPSNDLYNSFLLRIFSNLLLDGQSSVFYKKLIESGLAYEFSVNSGAESMGSKNLLTIGVQGADDINTFRSIVTDTFQGLLKYDFENSKVQAIIHQLELNKKDHKPDFGLQLLYSILPGWLNKTDPIELLKFDELLTNFKEDWRNNGSKIFHDLISKYILKKPCFKFTMTSKAQFNESLKIEEAERLAGKTGNLDETDKKTIFERNLILKDKQSKTEDLSCLPSLKISDIPKIGTFYPLNLDVTNRFMTRLTDTNGISYLRGKKELNNILPFELYQFLPLFADSLTSVGTSMEPFHKIEDEIKLSTGGISYSANVISSPTSLHPRLTFNFSGWSLNSKTDHIPRLWSKLLVETDFRQNKENLRILVKMLASSNLSTVSDSGHSFAKGYAAAQFNVTKAIDESLNGIKQLQLIMKLNKIVEENDDELFEKEMIEPLERIQKLITNNSNLKYFLISDSTSKLNEIKEEIIQKFEINLSKKVDLTTDKIQNYPLLPSYPHTLLSFPFQTYHTSRSLPIDIPYTHAETAALQILTNVMTSTYLHKEIREKNGAYGGGAAYDAVNGTLNYYSYRDPNPLASLDIFKAPTGNITVESVNEAKLRVFQDIDAPVSIRNEGIWNFDNDITDSMRQTRRLALLDVTKQDVDNALEKYILNDSNAVDVVLGPKTDEMNAGWNVIDI; this is translated from the coding sequence ATGTTACGATGTAGGAGGATGGCCTCCACGTATTCGCGAAGTGCGTCATTACAGAAGTATCTTGTGGGTCAAGTAATACATGGGTACGAGGTATGTAGGGTACAGCCTGTGCCGGATTTGAAACTGTTGGCTGTGGATTTAAGGCATGCTGGTACTGGGTCGCAACATTTACATATTGACAGGAACGACAGCAATAATGTGTTTTGCATTGGGTTCAAGACTAATGCTCCGGATTCTACTGGTGTACCGCACATCCTCGAGCATACGACCTTGTGCGGATCGCAGAGGTATCCTGTTCATGATCCATTCTTCAAGATGCTGAACAGGTCGGTTGCCAATTTCATGAATGCAATGACAGGGCCTGATTACACATTTTTCCCATTTGCTACTACAAATAGTaaagatttcaataatttaattgaaatttatttggATTCGACTTTAAATCCTCTCTTGACTGAGGAAGATTTCTATCAAGAAGGTTGGAGATTAGAGCACAACAATGTTGATGATCCAAGCAGCGCTTTATTGTTTAAGGGTGTGGTTTATAATGAGATGAAGGGTCAGGTATCAAATAATGACTATTTCTTTTACaacaaatttcaagaaaacaTTTGTCCCTCTTTACAAAATTCAGGTGGTGATCCCAAATTTATCACCGATTTGGCTCATCAAGATCTCGTAGATTTTCATGCCAGAAATTATCATCCATCGAACGCTGTCACTTTCTCATATGGTAATCTCCCATTGAATGGcactttatcaaaattggatgaatttttcactgGATTTGGGAAACGTTCCTCATCACAGGGGCTGTCATCACCGATTTCACTTCATAACGATATCGAGGTTATTGAGTCAGGACAATCTGATCCTATGCTACCACCAGAGAAACAAGTTAAGACGTCCATGACTTGGATTTGCGGACCTTCTAACGACTTGTACAATTCTTTTCTACTTAGAATTTTTAGTAATCTTTTACTGGATGGGCAATCGTCCGTATTCTACAAGAAGTTAATTGAGTCTGGCCTTGCTTATGAATTTTCTGTAAACTCTGGTGCTGAATCTATGggttcaaaaaatttattaaccATTGGGGTTCAAGGCGCTGATGACATCAATACCTTCAGAAGCATAGTAACTGATACTTTTCAGGGGCTATTAAAATACGACTTCGAGAATTCAAAAGTACAAGCCATTATTCATCAACttgaattaaataaaaaggACCACAAGCCGGATTTCGGTCTTCAATTGTTATATTCCATATTACCAGGTTGGTTGAATAAGACTGATCCTATagaacttttgaaatttgatgaattattaacCAACTTTAAAGAAGATTGGAGAAATAATGGTagcaaaattttccatGATTTGAtctcaaaatatattttgaaaaagccatgtttcaaatttacGATGACAAGCAAAGCCCAATTTAATGAAAGcttgaaaattgaagaagctgaaaGATTGGCTGGGAAAACGGGGAATTTAGATGAAACTGATAAGAAGACCATATTTGAACGGAATCTCATTTTAAAGGATAAGCAATCCAAAACTGAAGATTTATCTTGCTTACCaagtttgaaaatttcagatattCCAAAGATCGGCACCTTTTATCCATTGAATCTTGATGTTACAAATAGATTTATGACAAGGTTGACTGATACTAACGGAATTTCATACTTAAGAGgtaaaaaagaattaaacAACATTTTACCATTTGAATTATACCAATTCCTACCACTTTTCGCTGACTCGTTAACAAGTGTTGGCACTTCAATGGAACCTTTCcataaaattgaagatgaaattaaattgtCTACTGGTGGAATTTCGTATTCTGCAAATGTTATTTCAAGCCCAACGTCTCTTCACCCTAGATTGacttttaattttagtGGCTGGTCTTTGAATTCTAAGACAGATCATATTCCTAGGTTATGGTCGAAGTTGCTAGTTGAGACTGATTTTAGacaaaataaagaaaatttgaggATTCTAGTCAAGATGTTAGCGTCTTCCAACCTTTCAACAGTGTCAGATTCCGGTCATTCGTTTGCTAAAGGATATGCAGCTGCCCAATTCAATGTCACCAAGGCTATTGATGAATCACTAAACGGTATAAAGCAATTACAATTAATTATGAAACTAAATAAgattgttgaagaaaatgatgacgAACTTTTCGAAAAAGAGATGATTGAACCCCTggaaagaattcaaaaactcATAACCAACAATTCCAATCTAAAGtatttcttaatttcaGATTCgacatcaaaattaaatgagaTTAAAGAGGAGataattcaaaagtttgaaattaatctttcaaaaaaagtaGACTTAACAACTGATAAGATACAAAATTATCCACTCTTACCCAGCTATCCTCACACATTGTTAAGTTTCCCATTTCAAACATATCACACGTCGAGAAGTCTACCCATTGATATACCTTATACACATGCAGAGACTGCAGCACTGCAAATTCTTACGAATGTGATGACATCAACCTATCTACATAAAGAAATACGTGAGAAAAACGGTGCATATGGAGGCGGAGCCGCTTACGATGCCGTCAATGGCACACTAAATTATTACAGTTACAGAGACCCCAATCCTTTAGCGTCTCTAGATATATTCAAAGCACCTACGGGAAACATTACGGTAGAATCAGTCAATGAGGCAAAATTGCGTGTTTTCCAGGACATTGATGCCCCAGTTAGTATAAGAAATGAGGGAATCTGGAATTTCGACAACGACATCACAGACTCAATGAGACAAACAAGAAGACTTGCATTATTAGACGTGACAAAACAAGACGTGGACAATGCTCTGGAGAAATACATACTGAATGACTCGAATGCGGTCGATGTGGTTCTGGGCCCCAAGACAGATGAAATGAATGCCGGCTGGAATGTAATCGACATTTGA